DNA from Actinoplanes sp. SE50/110:
GCACGGACGTCCTGTTCGGCGCGCCCGGCGCGCAGATCAGCTATCACGCCCGGTTCCGGCACGCCGACGGCTCGTACCGGTGGATCGAGGTGGTGGCCGTCAACCAGCTGCACGAGAGCGGCATCGGCGGCGTGGTCAGCAACGCGCGCGATGTCACCGAGGAACGGGCGGCCCGCGAGCAACTGCGGCACCAGGCCACCCACGACGCGCTCACCGGGCTCGCCAACCGGCGGCTGCTCGCCGAACGGATGCGCGAGCTGCGCCCCGCCGAGGCCGCCGTGCTGCTCATCGATCTCGACGGATTCAAACCCATCAACGACACGTACGGTCATGCGGCCGGCGACGCCGTGCTGCTGCATGTGGCCGACGTGCTCCGCCGCTGCGCCGGACCCGACGCCCTGCCGGCCCGTCTCGGCGGCGACGAGTTCGCGATCCTGCTCCCCGGCGCCGGCATCGAGGCGGCCGACCGGATCGCGGACCGGCTGCAGGAACTGCTCGCCCAGCCGGCGCAGGTGGACGGCCGGGCGATCCGGGCCAGGGCGAGCGTGGGATGCGCCGCCGGCCCGACCACCGACCCGGAGGCCCTGCTGCACCGCGCCGACGCCCGGATGTACGAGCGTAAGCGCCTCACCCGGGTCCCCTGACCCGGTCGACGCCGGGGTCGGCCGGGGCTATCGACCCTGCGGCAGCAGGCCGCCCGGGCCGAACAACGACTCCTTGATGAGGCCGTTCGTGTTGACCACCAGGCCGTCCATGCTGTCGCTGTAGACCACCGTCTCGGCTTTGCCCGCACTGTTGACGAAGAACACGTCCGGGCTCACCGCCTTCGGGCCGGAGGCGGCGGCATGCTCGGCGGACGCCGCCTTACCCATCACGTTCAAGGCCGCGAGTACGCCGGGACCGGTCAGCACGTGAAGGAGCACGGTGTACCACGTCGGCAGGGCGACCAGCAGTCCATGCCGGCTGCCGGCGACCTTGGCGGTAGCCAGCAGGCCGTCCAGGTGACAGACCCGCGAAGCGCCGAAGGGATCGGTGCTGTGCAGTTCGTAGATCACGCTGTCCGGGTGCCCGGCGGTGGCTTCGAGGCTGCCCACGCTCATCGCCGGCAGCCGGGTCAGATTGGTGACCGCGGCCTTCCATGCTGCCCGCAGGCCGCCCAGGGCCTCGACGGTTGCGGTCGGGACGAAGTTGACCTGGCCACCCATGTCGACGCCGAGCGTGGCGACGAGACCGGGCAGCATCTCGCCGACGGCGGCGGCACCGGCGGGCACCACCGCTCGGGCCAGCACGAACGGGCGCAACCGGCCGATGAGTTCCGCGGGCGCGACGGGGGCGGGCTGGGGTGTACCGGGCGGCACGGCTGCTGAGGACATCCCTGCATCATCGCCAACCGGGCCGCCCGGGTAAATCCCCCGCGGACGGCGGCCCGCCACGACACCCTGCTCAGTGGAGGGTCAGGGTGGTGTGCAGGGCGTCGCAGGTGGCGTGGGTCTGTTGGTGGACGAGCGCGGCGAGGGTGGCGGCGGCGACGACGTCGCCGCTGGTGGCGGCGTTCTCCAGGTCGGTGCAGGTGGCGGCGAGGCGGTGGCCGGCGAGGGTGCCGCTGCTGCCGCGCAATTTGTGTGCCAGGCGGGCGAGTTCGGTCATGTCCTGACGGGCCGCCGCGGCGGCGATCTGTGCGGCGGCGGCGGGGGCGTTGCGCAGATAGTTGGGCAGGATCCGGTCGATGAAGCCCGGGCCCATCTCGCGGAGTTCTTCGACGGCGGCGGGGTCGAGCAGGTCGCTGATGTCGTGCGGTTGCTCGGCGATGGTGGTGGTGGCAGTCGTGGGCGAGGCGGGATTCGGCAGGAAGCGGGTCAGATAGGCCTGCAGGTCGTGCTTGCGCAATGGCTTGGTGAGCACATCGTCCATGCCGGCGCTGCGGCAGCGCTGCTGGTCGGAGGCGAGGACGGAGGCGGTCAAGGCGATGACGGGTACGGCGTTGCGGGGCGCGGGGAGCCGGCGGATGACTTCGGTGGCCTGATAGCCGTCGAGCACGGGCATCTGACAGTCCATGAGGACGGCGTCGTAGTGGCGCGTCTGCAGCATCCGCACGGCCTGCTCGCCGTCGGCGGCGATGTCGCAGGTGTAGCCGAGAGCGGCGAGCATCTCCCGGGTGACCTCCTGGTTGACCTCGTTGTCCTCGGCGATCAGGACGTGCGCGGTCGAACCGGGTCGCTCCGCGATGCTCGTCTGCTCCGGTGCGGGGGAGGCGGGCGTGCGGCCCAGGAGTTGTAGCAGGGTGGTGCGAAGCTGGATCGCCCGCACCGGTTTGGTGAGGTAGGCCAGCACGCCGGCGTCGCGGGCGGCCTGTGCTTCGCCGGCCTGGTTGGTGGACGTGAGCATCGCGAGGCTGGTGCCCTGCAGGAGGGGATCGCCGTGGATGATGCGGGCCAGGTCGATGCCGTCGAGGCCGGGCATGTGCATGTCCAGCAGCGCGACGGCGTACGGGGTGCCGGCGTCGGCGGCTTCCCGGAGCGCCGTGAGTGCCGCACCGGCGTCCGCCACGGCGTGGGCGTCCATGCTCCAGCCGGTGAGCAGTCCGGTGACGACGGTGCGGTTGGTCGAGTTGTCGTCGACGACCAGCACGCGGACATCCGTGAGTTCCGGGTCGGGGTGCGAGCCCGGGAGCGGCGCGCCCGCACCGGGCAGGGGCAGGGTGAAGTGGAAGCGGCTGCCGCGGCCGGGTTCGCTGTCCAGGCCGATGCTGCCGCCCATCAGCCCGACGAGCTGACGGCTGATGGTCAGTCCGAGCCCGGTGCCGCCGTATCGGCGGGTGGTGGAGGCATCGGCCTGGGTGAACGCTTCGAAGAGGTGCGCCTGCCGGTCGGCGGGGATGCCGATACCGGTGTCGGTGACGGCGAAGGTGACCTCGCGGACGCCGTCCCTGGGTTCGCCGATCTCGACGGTGACGACGACCTCGCCGTGCGCGGTGAACTTCACCGCGTTGGAGACCAGGTTCGTCAGAATCTGCCGGATCCGGTGAGCATCGCCGTTCAGCGCGGGCGGGATGGCCGGGGTGATCACCGCGGCGATCTCCAGACCCTTGGCCTGAGCGGTCGCGGCGAGCAGACTGACCACGTCCTCGACCACGGCGCGCGGGTCGAAGTCGACCGGGTCGATGTCGAGCTTGCCGGCCTCGATCTTGGAGAAGTCGAGGATGTCGTTGATGACGTTGAGCAGCGCGTCGGCGGAGTTCTGCACCGTGGTGAGGTAGTCGCGCTGGCGGGCGTCGAGGTCGGTGTCCAGCAGCAGGCTGGTGAGGCCGATGACGCCGTTCATCGGGGTGCGGATCTCGTGGCTCATGTTCGCCACGAATTCCGATTTCATCCGGGAGGCGGCAAGCGCCTCGTCCCGGGCGGCGGCGACCTCGGCCTCGGCGAGTTTACGGTCGGTGATGTCGCGGATGAACGCGCTGAACGTCGTGTCGTCGGCGTCGCCGGATGCCCAGACGTGCAACTCCGCCGGGAACAGTTCGCCGTCGCGGCGGCGGGCCTGCACCTCGACGCGTTGCCCGAGCAGGTGCGGTTGCCCACCCTCGGCGACGCGCTGCACGCCGGCCAGATGAGCGTGTCGCTGGTCATCCGGCATGATCAGCTCGGTGAGGGGGCGACCGACTGCCTGATCCGCGGGCCAGCCGAAAATGATCTCGGCCTGGGTGTTCCAGCGCGTCACGTTGCCCGCGGTGTCGATGGAGACGAACGCGTCGCCGGCGGCCTGCAGGATGTCGGTGACCTGAGCTTCGCGCCGGCCCGCGTGGGCCTGGGCGGCGTGGCGGGCACGTTCGCTGCGCACCGCCAGCACGAGGCCGAGCAGCAGCACCTGCGCGAGCAGCGTCGTCACGGCCCCGACCCGGCCGGTGAACCGGGTGGCGCCGGCGAACGCCTGCGCCGCGGGGATCTCCGCTTTCACCGCCCAGCCGACGCTGGCGACGGTGCGGTAGGCCGACAGGGTCTCCACCCCGTCCGACATGTGCCGGGCGGTGCCGCTGCCGCCGGCGAGTGCGGCGCGGATCTGCGGGTCGCCGGTGGCCGACGTGAGCGTGGGCTGCTCGCTGCCGGGTCCGGCGAGCAGGGTGCCGCGGCGGTCGGCGAGTTTCAACCGCACCTGTTGCGCGCCGGCGAGCTGGTCGGTGAATGCGGCCAGCGCCGCCAGCCGGTATCCCAGGGTGATCACGCCGACAAGCTGACCGTCGTGCAGGATCGGCGCGCTGACCGCGACGACTCGCGGATTGCCGGGTGTCGCGGTCGCGAACGCCTCGGAGACGTAGGGCGCACGGGTCCGCAGCGCGCCCTGGAAGTAGTCGCGGTGGGCGAAGTTGAGGCCGATGACGCTCGGCGTGGGGGGATCGAAAGCCAGCATCCTGCCGGCGGCGTCGAGCACCCAGGCCCCGACGAACGCCGGGTCGCGGGACTCCAGCCCGGTGAGGTGATGCTGCAGCGCGGCGGGGTCGGCGGTGGCGTTGTCGGCGAGTGCGGCCGCGAGCAGTCGCCGTTCGGCGTAGGAGGCCACCAGGGCCCGTAGCCCGGCAAGCTTCTGCTCGACATAGGCGACGCTGGCATCGGCGCTGGTGGTCAGCCGCCGGTCCACCTCGGTCCGGACGGTGTCGGTGGCCTCGCGTACCGACAGATATGCCAGGCCGGCGAGCGGCAGCAGCGCCAACACCACGAATCCCGCGCACAGCCGGGTCACCGCCCGGCGCAGGTGTGCCCGCACCGCGGCCGAGGGCGGGCTCTGCCGGCCGGTGGTCAGCAGCCGCAGCACCACGAGCATCGTCACCGCCAACGACCCGCCGGCGATGACCACCACGTCCTGCCCGGAGGCCTGCAACGCCCGCATCAGCAGCAGTACCGGCAGCGGCAACACCGCGATGGTGAGCAGCACGGGGCGCACCCACCTCGACGCCGCCCCGGTCGCGGGCGACGACTGATACCGCGCCGCGGCGCTGAGCACCGCGTACGACAGCAGCCACCAGCCGAACGTCGCCCCGCCGAAGCGGAACGTGCCGTGCAGCACCTGCACGTTGAACACCATGTCGCCGCACAGCTGCAACGCCACCCAACCGAGCAGCAGCAGGGTGCGCGGCGACCGTCGGACGTTCAACGCCAGCGGCAGGGCGGCCGCCAGCAGCAGCAGATCGAGCACCGGATACGCGACGGCGGTCAGGCGTTGGGGCAGGCTCAGCCCCGGAGTCACCGCGTGGCCGGCGATGAACACCACCCACAGCAACACCCCCAGTGAGGTGGTGACGATCGCCGCGTCCAGCACCGTGCGACGGTCGGCATGCCGGCGCGCCAGCATCCCGACGCCCACCGCGGACAGGGCGTAGGAGCCGATGAAGAACACGTCACCCAGCGACGGTGAGGGCACGGTCACCGCCGCGGCCATCGGGTACAGGTACCAGCACACCCATCCCAGGGTGCTGAGCAGCTGAGCCGTGGCCAGCAGTGACCAACCCCGGCGGCCTTCGGCGCAGCGGCGGGCGGTCGTCGCCACCGCCAGCACCGTCACCGCGTTGAGCACCACCAGTAACGTCGCGCGCGGCAGACCGTCTGGCAGGCCGAAGAAGATCCCCGACCCGGTCGCCTGCGCGAATGCGTACACCGACCAGGCCGGTACAGCCGGACGCGGACCGGAGGTTGCCTGCTCACCCGTCACCATGATGCCCTGCCCATCGACCCGCCGACCCAGCGGTTGAGCGGAAACCGGCACCCCGGGACCGGAGACTGAATGTTTCCCGGGACCGCTCAGCTTCGGCGCGGCTGTGCCGACCCGGGAGACATGGGTGGTGTGAACCTTCCGCGGCCGGATCCCGCGCCCCTCGAGCCGCTCGAGGAGCGGACGGGCGCCGGCGTGGCGCGTTGGCTGGCCCGAACCATCCTGACCATGGCGCGGACCGGGAACTTCTCGGATCTGATGCGGGTCGTCGTGGAGGGTGTGGCCCAGGCTGTGCCGGCGGACGCGGTGGCGGTCGTCGAGCGGGGCCGCGTCGTGGCGATGGTCGGCTCGGACGAGCCCGACCGGGTTCTGCGGGTCGCATCCGGCGGCGGCACCGCCGACGACGGCGTGGTGGTACCGGTGGCAAGGGTCGCGCCGGATGCCACAGCGTGGACCGGCGAGATGACGCTGGTGCTGACCGGCCGGGGTCTGGGCTCCGACGAGATCGCGGTGGCCGAGGCGGTCGCCGCCGCGTTGGGCGTGTGCCTGTCCGGCCGGCGCCGCCACGACAACGATTCCCCACCGGCGGGTGCGGCCGATGCCGAGGGGCAGGCGGCCCGGCTGCTGGAGCGGCTGTCGGTGGTGCAGCGGGCCATTGCCCGCCAGGCACCCTTGGACGAAATCTTCCGTACGGTGACCGCGCAGACGCAGGCCCTGCTGGGTGACGACATCGTCGCGCTGGCCCTGCGTGACGGCGACGACCCGGAACGGCTTCACCTGGTCGCCGCGTACGGATTCCCGGACGACGTGCTGCACCGTCTCTGGTCCACCCCGGTGGCAGCCGGCGGCGTCACGGGGCAGGCGGTCCTCCGCGGTGAACTGGTGGTGTTCGACCGGTACGCCGACTCCGCACACGCGCTGCGCGAAGGCGTGGAGGCCGGGGTGCACACCGCGATGGCAGCGCCCGTCATCCATGACGCAAGAGTGTTGGGAAGCCTGTTCGTGGCCTCCCGGAAACCGGAACGGAGCTACGGCCCCGCTGACCAGAACATCCTGACCGCCTTCGCCGGGCACATCGGGGTGGCGATCCAGTCGGCGCGCGCCGTGGACGGGCTCCAGCATGCCTTCCGCGATCCGTTGACCGGATTGGCGAGCCGGGCGCTGTTGCTCAACCGGCTGGCGCACAGCCTTGCCCATGCCCATCGCGGCGGTGGCCGCATCGCGGTGCTGCTGATCGACCTGCACCGGTTCCGAGCCGTGAACGACGCCGTGGGCCACGCCATGGGGGACGCGATCCTCATCGGTGCCGCCGCGCGTCTGCGTGATCTCGTGCGGGGGACCGACACCGTCGCGCGCTGTGGTGGCGACGAGTTCGCGGTGCTCCTGCACGGTGCGGAGCACGTCGCGCAGGCGAGCGCGTTCGCTCGTCGGGTGATGGCGGCCATGGCCAGGCCGTTCACCGACGGCAGCGACGGTGAGGTCACCGTGGGATGTCATGTCGGGATCGCGTTCAGCGGCCCCGGTGCCGATTCCGCCGAGACCCTGTTGCAGGGGGCCGACCTGGCGCTGATCGCCGCCAAGCAGCGCAGCATGGGCACCTACGAGATCTTCCAGCCGGCGATGCAGGCGGCCCTGCGCGTCCGCACCAGGATCGAGGCGGACCTGCGGTACGCGGTGGAACGCGGCGAGTTGGAGGTGCACTTCCAGCCGATCGTCGACCTGCGCGATGCGCGGATCGCCGGATGTGAGGCGCTGGTGCGCTGGCGTCATCCGCAGCGCGGCATGGTGTCTCCGCTCGACTTCATCTCGCTTGCCGAACAGAACGGTGCGATCACTGCCATCGGCAGGTGGGTGCTGCGCCAGGCGTGCCGGCAGACCGCGCAGTGGAACCGGCGCCGCCCGCACGCGCCGTTGTACGTCGCGGTGAACCTGTCCGGACGGCAGCTCGAACAGTCGTCGCTGGCCGACGACGTCGTCCAGGTGTTGCGCGAAACCGGCCTGGAAAGCAATCGGCTCGTCCTGGAACTGACCGAGTCCGTACTGGTGGCGGACGCACCCGCGACGCTGGCGCAGTTGCGCAGGTTCAAGGAGCTCGGCGTACGCCTGGCCGTGGACGACTTCGGCACCGGCTACTCCTCCCTGGCCTACCTGCGCCGGTTCCCCATCGACATTCTCAAGATCGATAAGTCGTTCGTCGATGACATCGCCACCGCTCCCGCCAGCGCGGCCCTGGCCGAAGGCATCGTTCATCTGGCCCACACGATGGGCCTCGCGACGGTCGCCGAGGGAGTCGAGGACGCCCGTCAGCGGGAGGTCCTGCTGAACAGCGGCTGCGAATTCGCGCAGGGTTACCATTTCGCCAAGCCGCTGACCGCCACCGAGTGCGGTGAGCACCTGTTCGGTGAGCAGCCGTCCGGCTCCGAGCGGCCGCAGCCCGGCTCACGTGCCGCCGCACGTCGGTGACCCCCGCCGGACCGGCCCGGACAGCCGATGAGCCTGCTCACACGGCCGGCCCGCTCAGGTTGCGAGTCGGTTGCCCGAACTGAGGGGCATGCAGGACCAGTTCTTTCTGATGGGCAATCTGGTGATCATGGTGGCCTATGCGGCGATCATGGTGGCGATCGTGGGTCCGGTTGCTCACGCTGGGCAACTGCGCACCAACCGGCTGGCGACCGCCACCGCGTTGATCTTCTTCAGTTGCGCGGTGGGCCATGGCCTGCATGCCGCGATGGCGTATCGCACTGTCATGCAGGTCCCGGCCGCTCACCGCATGCAGATGGACGCCGCCGGGTGGTCCTGGACCTCGGCCGTGTGGGACCTGCTCACCGCCGGCGTGGGCGTCTACTACTGGACGCTGCGCCGCAACTATGGCGTTCTGCTCGGTAAGGGTGGCCTGTACGTGGATCCGTGGGGTCAGCGCCGACTGGACGAGGCTGACGCGCGGGAACGCGCCGCCCGCGATGTCGCCGAGGCGCAGCGGGCCGCCCTGGCGACCGTGGTCGAGCACACCGACGACGCGGTCGTCGGGCTCACCCCGGAAGGGATCATCACGGCGTGGAACGGCGGCGCGGAACGCCTGTTCGGATACCCGGCGGAGGAAGCCCTCGGCCAGCCCGTCGCGGTGCTGGCCGACGCGACCGGCGGCGGCGAGCAGGTGGACGTCCTCGACCGGATCAGGCAGGGCGAGCGCGGCATGGCGTACGAGACCCGACGGCTGCGCAGGGACGGGACCGCCGTCGACGTCGCGCTGACGATCACCCCGATCCACGATCAGGCGGGCACGGTCATCGGCGCCTCCGCCATCGCCCGCGACATCACCGCGGCCAAGGAGGCCGCCGAACACCGGCGTGCGATGGAGGAGCGCAGCAACCAGGCGCAGCGCATGGAGAGCCTCGGCAAGCTGGCCGGTGGTGTCGCTCATGACTTCAACAACATTCTGGCGATCATCGCCAACTACACCGAGTTCGTGGCGGCGGATACGAGCGACCGGCCGGGTGTGCAAGCGGACCTCACGCAGGTACGCAGGGCGGTGGAGCGGGCGACCAATCTGACCCGGCAGTTGCTGACCTTCACCCGCGCGCAGGCCGTCCAGCCGGAGGACGTGGACCTCAACATGGCGGTCACCGAAGTCCAGATGATGTTGGAGCGCACCATCGGCGAGCACATCGACCTGGTCGCGGTGCCCTCGACGCGGCCCCTGATGGTGCACACCGATCCGGGTCAGCTGCAGCAGGTGCTGTTGAACCTGGCGATCAATGCCCGGGACGCGATGCCCGAGGGCGGCACCCTGGTTCTGGAGGCCGACGCCGTGACGCTGGACGGCGAGGAGGTCGACATGCAACCGCCCCTGCCCGCCGGCACGTACGCCCGCCTGTTGGTCAGCGACACGGGCGAGGGCATGTCGCCCGAAACGGCCAAGCGCATCTTCGAGCCGTTCTACACCACCAAGCCGCAGGGCCGCGGCACCGGATTGGGGCTGGCCACCGTCTACGGCATCGTGACCGAAGCCGGAGGCAGCATCAACGTCTACTCGGAGCTGAACCTCGGTACGACCTTCCGGATCTACCTCCCGTTGGTGACGGCAGAGTCCGCCGCCGCTGCTGCCGCGCCGGTGCACAGTACGGCGCCACCACTCGGCGGCGGCAGCACCGTTCTCGTCGTCGAGGACGAGCCGGCTCTCGCCCGGATGGTCGCCCGCATCCTCAGTGAAGCCGAATACCGCGTGCTCGTTGCCGCCGATGCCGGCGAAGCACTGGACCTGTACGAACAACACGGCTGCGACGCCTTGCTGACTGATGTGATCATGCCCGGTATCTCCGGGCGCCGTCTGGCCGAGTCGCTGCACGAGCGTCAGCCGGACCTCCCCGTCCTCTACATGTCGGGGTACAGCAACGGCCTGCTCGGCACCACCCACATCCTCGACGAGGACATCGCCTTTCTCGAGAAGCCCTTCACCGCCGCTGACCTGCTCCACAAGCTGGCAGCGGTACGGACGACGAGCTCCAGCCAGAGGTGATCGACGCCCGCGCGCCGAAGGCGCCGGCGAAAAGCCTGTGGCGAAACCTGACATACCCCTCGGTGGGGCTCCTGGGAGCCCTTCCGGTACTGGAACACGGCAGAAGGTAGGTCCCCGGTGAGTCATATTGTCGCGGCCGACGACGACGCCGGCATCCGCCGGGTGGTGGAGAGGGTGCTGACCCGTGCCGGCCACACGGTGGACCTGTGCAGCAACGGTCAGGAGCTTGTCACCGAGGTTCGCGCCCAGCATCCGGACGCGGTCGTGACCGACAACGAGATGCCGGGGATGACCGGCCTGCAGGCACGCGCGGAACTACTCACCACCCCGGATACCGAGGACATCCCGGTCGTGATGGCCAGTGGCTCGGTCACTCCGGAGCAGGCCGCCGCAACGCTTCGAGAGGGCGACCGGGTCGTGCACAAACCGTTCCAGCCGGCCGAGTTGCGCGACGCTGTGCGAGAGGTCCTGATCCACCGTCGACCGCGACCGGCCTGATGCGCGTGACAACGATTTCCTGGCGAAGTCCGGGACCCGGACCACCGTGATGGCTGTCCGGCTCTCAGCTGCCGTCGGCGCAGTCGCCTTCGGCGGGTGCCGTGAGCGTGTGTCGGGCGGCTACCGGCACGGCGGTGGCCAGGAGGAAGGCGACGTCGTCCTCACGGATGCGCGCGTTGGCGTGGGCGGCGAGTACATCGGCGAACGTCACGGGGTCGCGATGGTGGGAAAGTAGTCGATGCAGCTGGGAGATGCCCTCGTCGAGGCTGGCGTCACGCGTCTCGATCAGCCCGTCGGTGTGCAGCAGGAGGGTGGCGCCGGGCGGGAGCACGTGATGGTGGGTGCTCCGGGGGCGACGGTGGCGGGCGCCGAGCAGCGGGTCGGCGCCGGGCAGCCCGGTGACCCGGTTGCCGGCGGTGATCAGGGTGGGCGCGGGGTGTCCGGCGTTCGACCATTGCAGGCGGTGGCTGCCGTCCGGTTGCGGATCGAGGTAGGCGATGACCGCGGTGGCGATGATGTCGGCGCCGAGGGCCTGATTGGCGTGATCGAGGCGGTGCAGGACCCCCGAGGGAGTGTCGGGCCGGTCGATGAGCAGGGCCCGGGCCATGCTGCGCAGTTCGCTCATGGCCGCGGCGGCGGTCAGGTTGTGCCCGGATACGTCGCCGATGACCAGGGCGAGCCGGTCGTCGGCGAGCGGGACCGTGTCGTACCAGTCTCCGCCGACCAGATCACCGTGGTGGGCGGGTAGGTAGCGGGCGGCCAGCCGCAGCGTCGCGGTGTGCGGCAGTCGCGTGAGCAGGGCCCTCTGCAGGGTTCGGGCGGCGGTGTACTGCGCGTCCAGGTGGGCGATGCGTTGCAGGGCCTGCCCGAGGTATCCGGCCACGGTGACGATGATGCTGCGCTGCTCGGCGTCGAGGTGTTGCGGGTGCGTCCAGGACAGGGTGAGGACGCCGAGGGTGCCGTGCACGCCGGGGAGGGGCTGACAGGCGATGGCTTTCCAGCCCAGTCCGAAGAATTCGTCGGCGAGCTGCGGGAACTCGGCGGTGATGGCGGCCGGGTCGGGCAGGGACAGCAGCTGTCCGGTGCGAAACGCCGTGGCGGCCGGCAGCGGCGCCGAGGTGGGGAAGCTGACCCAGCGGGAGGCGACGTCGCCGGGGAGCCCGTCGGCGCCGAAGACCCGCAGGCGGTGCTCGTCGTCGAGCAGGACCATGCCGATCAGGTCGGGGTCGAACACCGGTGAGGTGAGCTGGGCGACCGCGTCCACGGTGTCGGCGACGGTACGCGCCTGCGCCAGCAGGACGCTGGCCTTGAGCAGGAGTTCGCCGCGTGCGGAGACCGCCCGGGCCTGGCGGCTGGTCGCCGTCGCGGCGGCGCTGCGGCTTTCGGCCCGCCCGAGAGCGATTCGCGATTGCAGGCTGTCCGAGCAGGTCAGGGCGAGGTCGGACAGCTGCGACAGGTCCGTTGCGGACCAGGCGCGAGGCCGGTCGCCGATGACGCACAACGCTCCCAGAACGGTGCCGGCGTTGTCGGTCAGCGGCATTGCCACGTAACTGCCGGCCCGTAACGAGCTGATCGCCGGGCGGTGGGCGCATCGTGGGTCGGTGCGGGCGTCGGCGACGACGACGGGTCCTTGCCGCAGGTCTGCCGGCTCGTACAGGGTGTGGCTCAGCGGTGCCTGCCGCAGAGTGGCCCAGGGTTCGGCCAGCCCCGCGGCGCCGGGGAAGAACTGCCCCTGGGCGTCGAACAGGGCCACGACCGCCACGGGGACGCTGAGCAGAACCCGGGCCAGACCGGCGATCCGGTCGAAGGCCGGCTCGGCGCTCGCCCGGAGGCCGGTGTCGCCCACCGTCTGCCAGGACGCCTCGAACGATTCGATCACGTCAGAGGCACCCCCAGACCGGGTACACGCCGGCTCGCTTCAGCGTCCCGTGCAGTGCCGGAACGCCGGCGTCACGGTCGAGATGGCGGCTACGCCAGCAGCGTACCCGACGGCCGGCAGCGCCGGCCGTCTGGCCGAACCCGGCGCCGGGCGGGTCAGACGCCGTCGAACTGGTTCAGGGTGGTGATCAGGGTCTTCAGGGCGGCGGTGCAGTCGGCCTGGCTGGGGTTGCCGGCGCGCAGGGCGGTGAGGACGTCGTCGATCTCGCCGTCGAGCCGGCTCCACTTGCCGGGGTCGCGGGGCTTGAGACCGGCCTCGGCCTCGTCCCACGCCACTTCCAGGTCCTTGACCTTGGCCTTGCCGCCGGCCAGGTCGTTCTTGTCGACTTTGGCCTTGACCGCGGCGGTGATCGTCGCGAACCTGGTGAGGTTGCCGAGCTTGGTCGTCGGGTGGATCACCTTCACCTGCGCCGGCCGGCCGCCGCCGGTGGCGGTGCCGCCGACGTCCGTCGTGGTGGTGGTCGCCGTCGTGTCGGTGCTGCCGGTGTGCAGGCTGCTCAGCCCGACGCCGGCGACCGCGATCGCCACGGCTGCGGCGCCGGCCCAGGCGTAGTCGGCGCGGCGGCCACCGAGCGGCCCGTCGCCCTTCTCGGCGACCCCGTGCCGGTTGGCCAGCAACTGCTCGCGGATCACCAGGATCAGGATGACGCCGAAGAACAGCAGGCTGGTGGCGCTGGCGCCGAGATCCAGGCCACCGAAGTCCTTCGACTGGGTGAGCAGGTCGCCGAGCGACGCGCCCAGCGGGCGGGTGAGCACATACGCGATCCAGAACGTCGCCACCAGGCTCGCGCCGAACCGGGAGGCCGCCCAGGTGATCAGGATCAGCGCGCCGAAGATCAGCACGCCGTTGCGGAAGCCGAGGCTGAGCGCCTCGGTGGACAGGTCGCCGGCGGCGGTGCCGAGCGCGAACGTGGTCAGGATCGCGCCCCAGTAGAACGCCTCCCGGCGCGGGGTGTCGATCGAGGTGATCGCCAGGGTGTGTTCCTGCCGGTGCCAGGTGATGAAGACGATCGCCAGGATCACCGCGAACACCGCCGTGCTCACGTACAGGCTGACGCCGAGGGTGTCGGTGAAGAAGTCGGTGATCTGGGTGCCGACGA
Protein-coding regions in this window:
- a CDS encoding response regulator gives rise to the protein MVTGEQATSGPRPAVPAWSVYAFAQATGSGIFFGLPDGLPRATLLVVLNAVTVLAVATTARRCAEGRRGWSLLATAQLLSTLGWVCWYLYPMAAAVTVPSPSLGDVFFIGSYALSAVGVGMLARRHADRRTVLDAAIVTTSLGVLLWVVFIAGHAVTPGLSLPQRLTAVAYPVLDLLLLAAALPLALNVRRSPRTLLLLGWVALQLCGDMVFNVQVLHGTFRFGGATFGWWLLSYAVLSAAARYQSSPATGAASRWVRPVLLTIAVLPLPVLLLMRALQASGQDVVVIAGGSLAVTMLVVLRLLTTGRQSPPSAAVRAHLRRAVTRLCAGFVVLALLPLAGLAYLSVREATDTVRTEVDRRLTTSADASVAYVEQKLAGLRALVASYAERRLLAAALADNATADPAALQHHLTGLESRDPAFVGAWVLDAAGRMLAFDPPTPSVIGLNFAHRDYFQGALRTRAPYVSEAFATATPGNPRVVAVSAPILHDGQLVGVITLGYRLAALAAFTDQLAGAQQVRLKLADRRGTLLAGPGSEQPTLTSATGDPQIRAALAGGSGTARHMSDGVETLSAYRTVASVGWAVKAEIPAAQAFAGATRFTGRVGAVTTLLAQVLLLGLVLAVRSERARHAAQAHAGRREAQVTDILQAAGDAFVSIDTAGNVTRWNTQAEIIFGWPADQAVGRPLTELIMPDDQRHAHLAGVQRVAEGGQPHLLGQRVEVQARRRDGELFPAELHVWASGDADDTTFSAFIRDITDRKLAEAEVAAARDEALAASRMKSEFVANMSHEIRTPMNGVIGLTSLLLDTDLDARQRDYLTTVQNSADALLNVINDILDFSKIEAGKLDIDPVDFDPRAVVEDVVSLLAATAQAKGLEIAAVITPAIPPALNGDAHRIRQILTNLVSNAVKFTAHGEVVVTVEIGEPRDGVREVTFAVTDTGIGIPADRQAHLFEAFTQADASTTRRYGGTGLGLTISRQLVGLMGGSIGLDSEPGRGSRFHFTLPLPGAGAPLPGSHPDPELTDVRVLVVDDNSTNRTVVTGLLTGWSMDAHAVADAGAALTALREAADAGTPYAVALLDMHMPGLDGIDLARIIHGDPLLQGTSLAMLTSTNQAGEAQAARDAGVLAYLTKPVRAIQLRTTLLQLLGRTPASPAPEQTSIAERPGSTAHVLIAEDNEVNQEVTREMLAALGYTCDIAADGEQAVRMLQTRHYDAVLMDCQMPVLDGYQATEVIRRLPAPRNAVPVIALTASVLASDQQRCRSAGMDDVLTKPLRKHDLQAYLTRFLPNPASPTTATTTIAEQPHDISDLLDPAAVEELREMGPGFIDRILPNYLRNAPAAAAQIAAAAARQDMTELARLAHKLRGSSGTLAGHRLAATCTDLENAATSGDVVAAATLAALVHQQTHATCDALHTTLTLH
- a CDS encoding bifunctional diguanylate cyclase/phosphodiesterase yields the protein MARTGNFSDLMRVVVEGVAQAVPADAVAVVERGRVVAMVGSDEPDRVLRVASGGGTADDGVVVPVARVAPDATAWTGEMTLVLTGRGLGSDEIAVAEAVAAALGVCLSGRRRHDNDSPPAGAADAEGQAARLLERLSVVQRAIARQAPLDEIFRTVTAQTQALLGDDIVALALRDGDDPERLHLVAAYGFPDDVLHRLWSTPVAAGGVTGQAVLRGELVVFDRYADSAHALREGVEAGVHTAMAAPVIHDARVLGSLFVASRKPERSYGPADQNILTAFAGHIGVAIQSARAVDGLQHAFRDPLTGLASRALLLNRLAHSLAHAHRGGGRIAVLLIDLHRFRAVNDAVGHAMGDAILIGAAARLRDLVRGTDTVARCGGDEFAVLLHGAEHVAQASAFARRVMAAMARPFTDGSDGEVTVGCHVGIAFSGPGADSAETLLQGADLALIAAKQRSMGTYEIFQPAMQAALRVRTRIEADLRYAVERGELEVHFQPIVDLRDARIAGCEALVRWRHPQRGMVSPLDFISLAEQNGAITAIGRWVLRQACRQTAQWNRRRPHAPLYVAVNLSGRQLEQSSLADDVVQVLRETGLESNRLVLELTESVLVADAPATLAQLRRFKELGVRLAVDDFGTGYSSLAYLRRFPIDILKIDKSFVDDIATAPASAALAEGIVHLAHTMGLATVAEGVEDARQREVLLNSGCEFAQGYHFAKPLTATECGEHLFGEQPSGSERPQPGSRAAARR